A genomic stretch from Leptotrichia sp. HSP-536 includes:
- a CDS encoding transposase family protein translates to MKAQIVADEKDLRILNVSFSHGSVHDFRLFCRSRVYFSKDVLLIADKGYIGIDKIHGNSLVPKKSTKKHKLTKEEKKYNSIISRRRIYIEHVNRHIKRFRIVSTRYRNKRRKFALRFSLICAIYNFEL, encoded by the coding sequence ATAAAGGCTCAGATAGTGGCAGACGAAAAGGATTTAAGGATACTTAACGTCTCGTTTTCTCACGGGAGCGTTCATGACTTCAGGCTGTTCTGTAGAAGTCGTGTGTATTTTTCAAAAGATGTCCTTTTAATTGCCGACAAGGGATACATAGGCATAGATAAGATACACGGCAACAGCTTGGTACCTAAAAAATCGACAAAAAAGCATAAATTAACTAAAGAGGAGAAGAAATACAATTCAATTATTTCAAGACGTAGAATTTACATAGAGCATGTGAACAGGCATATCAAGAGATTTAGGATAGTGTCTACACGATATAGAAACAAGAGAAGAAAATTTGCCCTGAGATTTTCGTTAATTTGTGCAATTTATAATTTTGAACTATAA